The Lynx canadensis isolate LIC74 chromosome A2, mLynCan4.pri.v2, whole genome shotgun sequence DNA segment CCGTAATCCCTTTATAGCTCCTTGTGCCCTAGAGGACCCTGGATCTGGGCGGGTCAAGGGCGGGCTGGGTTAGCCCGTGCTCATTGGGGGTGCGGTGACCGTCTTAGCAGGTAAACAGTTACCTCGGAGACGGGGGTGGGCAGGCCGCTTCCTGGGCCCCTGCATGCACTGATGAGGCCCGACAGGCTGTGGCCCGGGTCCCAGAGCGTGCGGTGCCCACAGAGGCCAGCCAGTGGACGTCCTGGTTCAACGTGGACCACCCCGGCGGCGACGGAGACTTTGAGAGCCTGGCTGCCATCCGCTTCTATTACGGGCCAGCGCGCGTGTGCCCGCGGCCGCTGGCGCTGGAGGCGCGCACCACGGACTGGGCTCTGCCGTCCACTGTAGGCGAGCGTGTGCACTTGAACCCCACGCGAGGTTTTTGGTGCCTCAACCGCGAGCAGCCCCGCGGCCGCCGCTGCTCCAACTACCACGTGCGCTTCCGCTGCCCGCTTGGTGAGGgcggggcccagggaggggcggggactGTGTGGGGATgggcggggctggggagagggcggGATCTATATTAGTCATGCAGAGAAGAGAGTGGGGATTGGCAGACGTGGGTCATAGATGGGTGGAGCTTGAACGGGTGGTACAGGGGAAAGGGGGCAGGGCCGTGTGGAAGTAGGCGTGGTTAGAAAGAGCTGGGGTCCTTTAGCAGGGCCCAAGGAGTGGGCTGGATCATATAGGGGCGGGGCTTTGGAAAGGAGGGCCTGGGAATAGGGGCCCAGGTAGGGAACAAGAAAGACCCCTCAGGAGCTCATCTCCCTCCTGCTGCCCTCAGTTGCTCAtctgtaacagctccattctctgGGGGCGTGTTTTGACCCCAAATGTATGAGGGACGCAGGGAGAACAGCACGGCTAACCTCGGGGAGCTTATCTGGGGTTGGGGCAAATGGGGTGTTACCTCAACTGCACGTTCGACAGGTGCGCCTGGGGGACAACTGATGAGAGCAATGGGCAGAACCTCTCTCTTGGGGTACGCATCCTCAGACGCACTTAGCGGGGGGCGTCCTCCAGTCCTACATTGTTACTAGATTTCCAGGAGGCGCAGTCCCTGGCGTGGGCCACCGTCTCACCTTCCCTCCTCTCCGCCCTTACCGCAGAGGCCACGTGGGGCGCGTGGGGCCCGTGGGGTTCCTGTTCAGGGAGCTGCGGGCCAGGCCGTCGCTTGCGTCGCCGCCGCTGCCCAAGCCCGTCTGGGGATGCGTGTCCGGGGCGCCCCCTGGAGGCGCAGAAGTGTGTACGCCCTCCTTGTCCAGGTAGGAGGGATGGGGCCTGGAGGAGAGTGTTGAGTTAGAGGCGGGGCCTGGACTTGGAGGGAGGCGGCCTGCTGAGGAGGGTACCTAGTGGGGAGAGGCGGGTTGGGAATGAGCCTGATGGGATGGGGCTGGAATGGAAGAGGCGGGTCCTCGGGGGCCAGAACTTGGAACACATGGAGACtggcccttcctttccttctgcgCCCCCGTCCCTCCGCCCCACGCGGAGGAGCATTGGTGAATGTGTGTATCTGGATGGGTGAACGCCAAGAAGGTCATGTCCAGGCACGGGCAGATCCGAGTGGGCATTGCTTTGGGCGCGCCACCAAGCGTGTGGATGTCCTGGTGGACACGGACACACTGAAGCCAGCTCATGTGCTTGGGGCACACACGCGTGGCATTCACAGCCCCCCTCTCCCGTACCCCACGCCCACGCGGACACGCGCTCACACCCTGGCAGACACCATGCCCAAGCCCTCCCAGGGCCAGACACCAGGCCAGCCAGGAGGCGACTGGAAATTCCGATCCGCCTGGGCTCCACAAACATGGTCTGGAGACTGCGCCCGCAGAGCCCATGGCAGGGTGGGGGAGCACGGTGGCCAATGGGGTAGTGGGGTCCCCACCCTACCCCgcctggctctgccctcctgACGCCTCTGCCCTGACGTTTTCAGTGGAATTTTCCATCTTATGGAGAAACCGCGGgattgggaggggaggggagggagatgtTCTGAGCCCAAGACCCAACCCCTAgctgggcccccagcccctgctggaCATTTTCTCTCATGCTAAAAGGAGCCTCTCTGTCCTGTGAGAGTCAcctctcctgtcccctccaccAGGGCATTTTCCTCACCCCTCTGGACCACAGGTCTGCCCCAGTTCTGACTGCTCAACCCCATGTCCCCACTCACACAAGAGGCTGTTCCAAGCAGGGCCATGCTGAGGCCTCTGAGGggcacaaggtggggggggggttgtctagGCATCTTTGCTGAGTGATTGAGTGGAAGGAGGGAGTGAAGAGGCTCCTCCgttcctctgcctgcctttgtCCCCCAGGTTGCAGCTCCAAGACCTGCAACTGTCCTGACCACATCCTCCTGGGCTCGGTGGTCACCCCATCTGGGCGTCCACTGCCAGGAGCCAGGGTCTCCTTGAGAGACTGGCCTGGCACTGTGGCCATCACCGATGCCCATGGGACCTTCCGGATTCCTGGAGTGTGTGCCAGCAGCCGGGCCAACATCAGTGCCCAAATGGATGGCTTCTCTGCAGGCCTGGGCCAGGCCCAGGCCAATGGCTCTATCTCTGCTGTGGTCACTGTTGTCCTTAATAAGTTGGGTAAGTGCCCCAGGGCAAGGAGGGTGAGGAGGCTGAGAAGCTAAGAAGGAAATTCTGGGTGACACTTGGGAGGATGTGGTGCAGAATGAGGTCACTGGGGAAGAAATAAGATGTGACACAGCCACTGGAGAGAGCATAACACTAAATATGGTGCCATGGGAGGAACAAATACACTGTGAGAAGTTGGAGAAGGCGCGAGATGAGACAGGGACTTGCAGGGGGGCAGCATTAAGATGGGGCGGCACCCTCTTGAGCAGCCATGGGGTGAGCTTGAATGGAGAGGTCATCAGAAGAGCCACAGGTGAAACAGGGCGTCCCTGGAAAGGCAAGGATGGGGCCCTGCCCTTGGGAAGGTTTGTTGGGAGAAGCTGGGATGGGGCAGGACCTTTGCCACCTTTGCCCCCAGAGAAACCCTACCTGGTGAAGCACCCCGAGTCCCGAGTGCGAGAGGCTGGCCAGAACGTAACCTTCTGCTGCAAAGCCTCAGGCACCCCCATGCCCAAGAAATACTCCTGGTGAGTGCCCTGCTCCATGCCCAAGGGCCTTGCACCCAGCTTTGCGGTTTGATTGGATTTTCCATGACATGTGGTGCCTCAGAGACTGGGAGAAGGATGCTCTACAACCTTGCTGGGCTGCATGGGGGATGGGGGACGGAtgcagccccttccctgtgctgAGGGCCCCCTGGTGTTGCCCACCTGCCACCCAGGTTCCACAACGGGACCCTGCTGGACCGGCGAGAACACAGGTACGGGGCCCATCTGGAGCTGCGGGGGCTGCGCCCAGACCAGGCAGGCACCTATCACTGCAAAGCGTGGAACGATGCGGGCACCGTGCGCTCGGGCAGCGCCCGGCTCACCGTGCTGGGTGAGCACCCTCAGCCCCCCAACCCTGAGCATGCCCTGAAACTTAGCCGAGGCCCATCACCAGCGAAAGCAACCCCAAATGGAGCCCCAGCTGCAGACTGCTCTCTGACCCTGCTGAGTCTGATCCCGGGCCCCCACTGAGCCCCTGGGTTGAGCCCCTGATCCCAATCCAGGCCCCAACCTTGGCTTCAATGGAGCCCTCCCCCTGACTCTGATCTGCTCTGATTTCTTGCTCTGCAGCCCCGGGCCAGCCAGCCTGCAATCCCCAGCCCCAAGAGCATCTGATCAAGCTCCCAGATGATTGTGGCCAGCCTGGCAGTGGCCCCGCCTACTTGGACGTGGGTCTCTGCTCTGacaccctctgccccagccctgcaggcTCCAGCTCCCGGTGTGGGGACTCAGGGTCCCGCTGCTGCTCCGTTCGCCGCCTGGAGAGCAAGGAGATCCACTGCTCCAACTATGTCCTCCCCGTCAAAGTGGTGGCTGAGTGTGGCTGTCAGAAATGTCTGCCCCCTCGGGGGCTGGTTCGGGGACGCGTGGTGGCTACCGACTCAGGGGAACCCCTGCGTTTTGCCCAGATCCTGCTAGGCCGGGAGCCCATTGGATTCACATCTTATCAGGGCGACTTCACCATCGAGGTGCCGCCCTCCACCCAGCGGCTGGTGGTAACTTTCGTGGACCCCAGTGGGGAGTTCATGGACACTGTCAGAGTTCTGCCTTTTGCCCCTCGAGGTGGTGGCGTATACCACGATGTCAAAGCCATGCGGAAGAAAGCCCCTGTCATCTTAGATGCCAGCCAGAGCAACACGATCCCTCTTGGGGAGCTGGAAGAGGAGGACCCGTTGGGCGAGCTGGTCCTCCCGCCCGGAGCCTTCCGCAGAGCCGATGGTGCACCCTACACGGGGGCCGTGGAGGCCCGGGTGACTTTCGTGGACCCCCGAGATCTCACCTCGGCGGCGGCCGCCCCCAGCGACCTGCGCTTCGTGGACAGTGACGGCGAGCTGGCCCCGCTGCGCACCTATGGCATGTTCGCGGTGGACCTCCGCGCCGCGGGCTCGGCGGAGCAGCTGCAGGCAGGGCCGGTGGCCGTGCGCGTCAATGCCGGCCAGATCCACATGGCGGGCCACGTGGAGGCCCTGAAGCTGTGGTCACTGAACCCTGACACAGGCTTGTGGGAGGAGGAGAGCGGCTTCCAGCGAGAGGGGTCGGCAGCCCCTCGGGTCCGCAGGGAGGAGAGGGTCTTCCTAGTGGGCAACGTGGAGATCCGCGAGCGGCGACTGTTCAACCTGGACGTGCCCGAGCGCCGCCGCTGCTTCGTGAAGGTGCGCGCCTATGCCAACGACAAGTTCACCCCCAACGAGCAGGTGGAGGGTGTGGTGGTCACGCTGGtcaacctggagcctgcccccGGCTTCGCGGCCAACCCTCGTGCCTGGGGCCGCTTCGACAGCGCGGTCACCGGCCCCAACGGCGCCTGCCTCCCCGCCTTCTGCGACACGGACCGGCCGGACGCCTACACTGCCCTGGTCACGGCCACCCTGGGCGGGGAGGAGCTGGAGCCCGCGCCCTCCCGGCCCCGCCCGCACGCGGCCACCGTGGGCGTGGCGCAGCCCTACCTGGACAAGCTGGGCTACCGCCGCACCGACCACGACGACCCAGCCCTCAAACGCAACGGCTTCCGCATCAACCTCGCTAAACCCAGGCCCGGCGACCCCGCCGAGGCCAACGGCCCGGTGTACCCGTGGCGCAGCCTGCGAGAATGCCAGGAGGCCCCGGTGACCGCCAGCCACTTCCGCTTCGCGCGCGTGGAGGCGGACAAGTACGAGTACAACGTGGTCCCGTTCCGCGAGGGCGTGCCGGCCTCCTGGACTGGGGACCTCCTGGCCTGGTGGCCCAACCCCCAGGAGTTCCGGGCCTGCTTCCTCAAGGTGAAGATCCAGGGCCCCCAGGAGTACATGGTCCGCTCCCACAACGCTGGGGGCAGCCACCCGCGCACCCAGGGCCAGCTCTACGGGCTTCGGGACGCCCGGAGCGTCCGAGACCCCGAGCACCCCGGCACGTCCGCGGCCTGTGTGGAGTTCAAGTGCAGCGGGATGCTATTTGATCAACGTCAGGTGGACAGGACGCTGGTGACCATCACGCCCCAGGGCAGCTGCCGCCGAGTGGCGGTCAACGGACTCCTGCAGGATTACTTGGCCCGgcaccccccacccgccccagctGACGACCCGGCTGCCTTCGCCATGCTGGCCCCGCTCGACCCTCTGGGCCACAACTACGGTGTCTACACGGTCACCGACCAGAGCCCGAGGCTGGCCAAGGAGATCGCCATCGGCCGCTGCTTCGATGGCTCCTCTGACGGCTTCTCTAGGGAAATGAAGGCCGATGCTGGCACAGCTGTCACCTTCCAGTGTCGGGAGCCACCAGCCGGCCGGCCTAGCCTCTTCCAGAGGCTGCTGGAGTCCCCGGCAACAGCGCTTGGTGACATCCGCAGGGAGATGGGTGAGGTGACCCGGGCACAGGCTCAAGCCGCAGGTCCCCTCCGTACCCGCCGGGGCAGGGCCCGCCAGTGACCTGGGCTCGTGGCCTTACTCCTCTGCCTTGCTCCGGACTCCTCTGTACCTCGGAAGTCTCAGCCCCCTTCCCCAGATGCTCCCTCCCTAGGTTTCTGggccccccctctctctcccctgcccagagTTCAGAGTCAAGATAGGAACTACGAGTGTCGGGTTGTGGAACTGCTAGGCAGGGGACTGTCGCTGTGTGAGGCAAAATGGAGTTCTTCCTGACAGCAGGAGCCAGCATCCTGGGAGACCATCGGGCAGCCGACGGAGGCCTGGGAGGAGTCATTCCCAGCTCGAGCGCTGGCTCtgattttatgtgtgttttgaCCCTGATTTCAGATATTCTGCCCCTTGAGATTTCCCGCCTTCTGCCTGAAGCCCCCTCTGCCTGTTGCCGAGCTGGGTGCTTTATTGGATCCCCTGCCCCAAGCTT contains these protein-coding regions:
- the CILP2 gene encoding cartilage intermediate layer protein 2, which translates into the protein MASLPPLLCLFVAAAHLAGARVTTPPEEPTATAWGFEGPSLRPGQPSPALEDWEEASQWTSWFNVDHPGGDGDFESLAAIRFYYGPARVCPRPLALEARTTDWALPSTVGERVHLNPTRGFWCLNREQPRGRRCSNYHVRFRCPLEATWGAWGPWGSCSGSCGPGRRLRRRRCPSPSGDACPGRPLEAQKCVRPPCPGCSSKTCNCPDHILLGSVVTPSGRPLPGARVSLRDWPGTVAITDAHGTFRIPGVCASSRANISAQMDGFSAGLGQAQANGSISAVVTVVLNKLEKPYLVKHPESRVREAGQNVTFCCKASGTPMPKKYSWFHNGTLLDRREHRYGAHLELRGLRPDQAGTYHCKAWNDAGTVRSGSARLTVLAPGQPACNPQPQEHLIKLPDDCGQPGSGPAYLDVGLCSDTLCPSPAGSSSRCGDSGSRCCSVRRLESKEIHCSNYVLPVKVVAECGCQKCLPPRGLVRGRVVATDSGEPLRFAQILLGREPIGFTSYQGDFTIEVPPSTQRLVVTFVDPSGEFMDTVRVLPFAPRGGGVYHDVKAMRKKAPVILDASQSNTIPLGELEEEDPLGELVLPPGAFRRADGAPYTGAVEARVTFVDPRDLTSAAAAPSDLRFVDSDGELAPLRTYGMFAVDLRAAGSAEQLQAGPVAVRVNAGQIHMAGHVEALKLWSLNPDTGLWEEESGFQREGSAAPRVRREERVFLVGNVEIRERRLFNLDVPERRRCFVKVRAYANDKFTPNEQVEGVVVTLVNLEPAPGFAANPRAWGRFDSAVTGPNGACLPAFCDTDRPDAYTALVTATLGGEELEPAPSRPRPHAATVGVAQPYLDKLGYRRTDHDDPALKRNGFRINLAKPRPGDPAEANGPVYPWRSLRECQEAPVTASHFRFARVEADKYEYNVVPFREGVPASWTGDLLAWWPNPQEFRACFLKVKIQGPQEYMVRSHNAGGSHPRTQGQLYGLRDARSVRDPEHPGTSAACVEFKCSGMLFDQRQVDRTLVTITPQGSCRRVAVNGLLQDYLARHPPPAPADDPAAFAMLAPLDPLGHNYGVYTVTDQSPRLAKEIAIGRCFDGSSDGFSREMKADAGTAVTFQCREPPAGRPSLFQRLLESPATALGDIRREMGEVTRAQAQAAGPLRTRRGRARQ